One window from the genome of Leuconostoc suionicum encodes:
- the rpsT gene encoding 30S ribosomal protein S20 — MPVIESAIQRVRLTKKQHDRNEPQLSAYRTAVKKFEKAAAAGTDNLAELYKAASSAIDHAYSKGLIKKNKASREKSRLAKYVK; from the coding sequence ATGCCTGTTATTGAATCAGCAATTCAACGTGTTCGTCTTACTAAGAAGCAACACGACCGTAACGAACCACAACTCAGCGCTTACCGTACAGCTGTAAAAAAGTTTGAAAAAGCTGCAGCTGCTGGTACAGACAACTTAGCAGAATTATACAAGGCTGCTTCTTCAGCCATTGATCACGCCTACTCAAAAGGTTTGATCAAGAAGAACAAAGCTTCACGTGAAAAGTCACGTTTAGCTAAGTACGTTAAGTAA
- the holA gene encoding DNA polymerase III subunit delta, translating into MNLKQLQQQIENNAMANFYVVTGEEETLISHVKSMFKELVDQEDRDMNYSQIDLTEQTLDVVINDAMSVPFFGNRRVIVVKNPQFLTATGKVGDRDQELLLRLFEQPVLQNIVVFFANDLKLDKRKKVVKVLLKTAENISLPALNERQAQQAIVQQLNQRSYAIEPEALHELMQRTNAQYTDMKNELPKLITYAEQTKKITLDVVSALVPKTLTANAFDLVDAVIKRRPQEALTLYYDLLQSGEAPLRLNAVLTNQFRLLLQVAGLSGNDQDIGAQLKVHPYRVKLAKEALRSYPPQFVRTGYLGMIDIEKQLKSTAQDPELLFERFILKNFQ; encoded by the coding sequence ATGAACCTAAAACAACTACAACAGCAAATTGAAAATAATGCCATGGCGAATTTTTATGTCGTGACAGGGGAAGAAGAAACATTGATCAGTCATGTAAAATCAATGTTTAAGGAACTAGTTGATCAAGAAGATCGTGATATGAATTATTCCCAGATTGATTTAACCGAACAGACATTGGATGTAGTGATTAATGATGCTATGTCCGTTCCTTTTTTCGGCAATCGTCGTGTTATTGTGGTTAAAAACCCACAATTTTTGACTGCTACAGGAAAAGTTGGAGACCGCGACCAAGAATTATTATTAAGATTATTTGAGCAACCAGTATTGCAAAATATTGTTGTTTTTTTTGCTAATGATTTAAAATTAGATAAGCGTAAAAAAGTAGTAAAGGTCCTTCTGAAAACGGCTGAAAATATTTCTTTACCAGCTCTTAATGAGCGCCAGGCGCAACAGGCTATCGTCCAGCAACTAAATCAGCGCTCGTATGCCATAGAACCAGAGGCACTTCATGAATTAATGCAGCGTACTAATGCCCAGTACACAGACATGAAAAACGAATTGCCTAAGTTAATAACCTATGCGGAACAAACAAAAAAAATAACACTAGATGTAGTATCGGCATTAGTTCCCAAAACACTGACAGCTAATGCGTTTGATTTGGTAGACGCAGTTATTAAACGACGACCTCAAGAAGCACTAACCCTTTATTACGATCTTTTACAGAGTGGCGAAGCCCCTTTGCGATTAAATGCTGTTTTAACTAATCAATTTAGATTACTTTTGCAGGTAGCAGGATTATCTGGAAATGACCAAGACATTGGGGCGCAACTCAAGGTGCACCCTTATCGAGTAAAATTAGCCAAAGAAGCATTAAGGTCTTATCCGCCACAATTTGTACGAACAGGGTATCTAGGTATGATTGATATCGAAAAACAATTAAAATCCACAGCTCAAGATCCTGAACTTTTATTTGAGCGGTTTATTTTAAAAAATTTTCAGTAA
- a CDS encoding DHH family phosphoesterase yields the protein MSVIEEQILEQIKRYDTIIIHRHQRPDPDAFGSQLGLKEILKASFPEKKIYAVGKEVQGLAWINEDDNFMDVIPDATYNKALVIVTDTANAPRVDDQRWPAGLEVIKIDHHPNDEPYGDWQWVKDGHSATSTMIFEFYEKLKDQGLVMTKKAARLLYIGIIGDTGRFMYSIDSETFRVVSELFKYDFDYQEIHHAMATISENAAKLSGYVLQNISILPSGFAYVILTKELLKQFDLKDAGTAFVVPLPSKIDCVKSWAIFEEQDEGNYRVRLRSRTIAINKIANQFEGGGHPMASGAWAQNQGDIDRLINIVDSALSEKQDAEKED from the coding sequence ATGTCAGTAATCGAAGAACAAATATTAGAACAGATCAAACGTTACGATACAATAATTATTCATCGGCATCAACGACCTGACCCTGACGCTTTTGGTTCACAGTTGGGTTTGAAAGAAATATTAAAAGCAAGCTTTCCAGAAAAAAAGATATATGCTGTGGGTAAAGAAGTTCAAGGATTAGCATGGATAAATGAAGATGATAATTTCATGGATGTTATACCCGACGCTACTTACAACAAAGCTCTTGTCATTGTAACTGATACAGCCAATGCGCCACGTGTAGATGACCAACGTTGGCCAGCTGGTTTAGAAGTTATTAAAATAGATCATCATCCAAATGATGAACCATATGGGGATTGGCAATGGGTTAAAGATGGTCACTCCGCCACAAGCACAATGATTTTTGAGTTTTATGAAAAGCTTAAAGATCAAGGCTTGGTGATGACCAAAAAAGCGGCGCGCCTATTATATATTGGTATTATTGGAGACACGGGTCGATTTATGTATAGCATCGATTCAGAAACGTTCCGTGTGGTGTCAGAACTGTTCAAGTATGATTTTGACTACCAAGAAATTCATCATGCGATGGCTACCATTTCGGAAAACGCAGCAAAATTGTCAGGCTATGTTTTGCAAAACATAAGCATATTGCCATCGGGATTTGCTTATGTTATTTTAACCAAAGAATTGTTAAAGCAATTTGACTTGAAAGACGCCGGGACAGCTTTTGTTGTACCATTGCCATCAAAGATAGATTGTGTGAAATCATGGGCTATTTTTGAAGAACAAGATGAAGGGAACTATCGTGTCAGACTGCGCTCACGAACAATTGCAATTAATAAGATTGCAAACCAATTTGAGGGTGGCGGTCATCCAATGGCTTCAGGAGCTTGGGCGCAAAATCAAGGTGATATAGATCGCTTAATCAATATAGTTGATAGCGCTCTTAGCGAGAAGCAAGACGCAGAAAAGGAAGATTGA
- the rpsO gene encoding 30S ribosomal protein S15 gives MALTQERKNEIIKAYARHEGDTGSAEVQIAVLTADINELNTHMAAHKHDFHSQRGLMKKIGSRRNLLRYLRNTDIQRYRELIQRLGLRR, from the coding sequence ATGGCACTTACACAAGAACGTAAGAACGAAATCATCAAGGCATACGCCCGCCACGAAGGCGATACAGGTTCAGCTGAAGTACAAATCGCAGTTTTAACTGCTGATATTAACGAGTTGAACACACACATGGCAGCTCACAAGCATGATTTCCACTCACAACGTGGATTAATGAAGAAGATTGGTAGCCGTCGTAACTTATTACGTTACCTCCGCAATACTGATATTCAACGTTATCGTGAATTGATCCAACGCTTAGGTTTGCGTCGTTAA
- the dinB gene encoding DNA polymerase IV, whose amino-acid sequence MPEFLITADNRRIIHVDLDAFYAQIEMRDHPELRNLPLIISRDPTESNGRGVVATANYAARNLGVHSAMSAAEAKRLAPDAFFMRPDFQKYKMISQQIHHIFHQYTDKIEPIAFDEAYLDLTDSVLTGATLAAKIRHQILKETQLTSSIGVSYNKLLAKLASEFNKPNGVTVITKDNALDFLARLPIASFRGVGKKTQEKFAVLGVENGAQLRMIPQETLRAQFGKMGEHLFWQARGVHFGEVQWHRQRQSVGKEETFDQFVQTRDEVNLEFKKLAVGIVKIMKNKKLVGRTLNIKIRDSEFNTITRSVTQSVPFKLEAGSIVSVAQTIFDENMNTDFSIRLLGISLSNLQSSGFEEMTLF is encoded by the coding sequence ATGCCAGAATTTCTTATCACAGCAGACAATAGAAGAATTATTCACGTTGATCTAGATGCTTTTTACGCCCAAATTGAAATGCGTGATCATCCCGAGTTGCGTAATCTGCCGCTAATCATTTCGCGTGACCCTACTGAGTCGAACGGACGTGGTGTTGTGGCGACTGCTAATTACGCCGCCAGAAATTTAGGAGTGCACTCAGCAATGAGTGCTGCCGAAGCCAAAAGATTAGCGCCAGATGCATTTTTCATGCGACCGGATTTTCAGAAATATAAGATGATATCTCAGCAAATTCATCATATTTTTCATCAGTATACTGATAAAATTGAACCTATTGCATTTGATGAGGCATACTTAGATCTAACAGATAGCGTACTTACGGGAGCGACATTAGCGGCAAAAATTCGTCACCAAATTCTAAAAGAAACGCAGTTGACCAGCTCAATTGGTGTTTCGTACAATAAATTGTTGGCGAAGTTAGCATCAGAATTCAATAAGCCAAATGGCGTTACTGTAATAACAAAAGATAATGCATTAGATTTCTTGGCAAGATTACCAATTGCTTCTTTTCGAGGAGTTGGAAAAAAAACACAAGAAAAATTTGCAGTTCTGGGTGTTGAGAATGGCGCCCAATTGCGCATGATTCCTCAAGAAACATTACGAGCCCAATTTGGAAAAATGGGTGAGCATTTGTTTTGGCAGGCTAGAGGGGTTCATTTTGGCGAAGTTCAATGGCATCGTCAAAGACAATCCGTAGGAAAAGAAGAAACATTTGATCAATTTGTGCAAACAAGAGATGAAGTTAATCTAGAGTTCAAAAAATTGGCTGTGGGAATTGTTAAAATCATGAAAAATAAAAAGTTAGTAGGACGTACGCTAAATATAAAAATTCGTGACAGCGAATTTAATACTATCACACGTTCTGTAACTCAAAGTGTGCCTTTCAAATTAGAAGCCGGAAGTATAGTATCTGTAGCACAGACAATATTTGATGAGAATATGAATACGGATTTTTCTATTCGTTTATTGGGAATATCACTTAGCAACCTACAGTCTAGCGGATTTGAGGAAATGACGCTGTTTTAA
- the gatA gene encoding Asp-tRNA(Asn)/Glu-tRNA(Gln) amidotransferase subunit GatA, protein MTINYFEHDLTSLHNQLVNKEVSAVDLTRASLDNISKTDDKLNAFISTNPDEAIAQAQKIDEKSDFSNVLTGLPLGLKDNMATKGIQTTGASHILEGFKPIYNATVVEKLQNLGAVSVGKTNMDEFAMGGSTETSYYKQTSNAWDHSKVPGGSSGGSAAAVAAGQVPFALGSDTGGSIRQPAAFNGIVGLKPTYGRVSRWGLFAMASSLDQIGPFTRTVKDNATVLNAIAGFDEKDSTSSQREVPDFTAKLSGDVKGLKIAVPKEYFGEGIDPKVAKQVKAAIAQLEALGATVDEVSLPHTKYGVAAYYIIMSSEASSNLQRYDGVRYGFRADDVKNLEDLYVKTRSEGFGDEVKRRIMLGTFSLSAGAYDAFFKKAAKIRTLLIEDFNKVFENYDVIVGPTAPTAAYGLGEEVDDPTAMYLADVLTIPVNLAGLPGLSVNAGFVDGLPVGLQIIGKPFDEQTVYQAGYAYEQASRLFEQHPDVAKEY, encoded by the coding sequence ATGACGATTAATTATTTTGAGCATGATTTAACTTCTTTGCACAATCAGTTGGTAAACAAAGAAGTAAGTGCTGTAGATTTGACGCGTGCATCGCTTGATAACATTTCTAAAACTGATGATAAATTAAATGCATTTATTAGCACAAACCCAGACGAAGCTATAGCACAAGCTCAAAAAATTGATGAAAAATCTGATTTTTCGAATGTCTTGACGGGTCTCCCTTTGGGATTGAAAGATAATATGGCAACCAAGGGCATCCAAACAACGGGTGCTTCGCATATTTTGGAAGGTTTTAAGCCAATTTATAATGCGACAGTGGTAGAAAAACTGCAAAACCTAGGTGCAGTTTCTGTTGGAAAGACTAACATGGATGAATTTGCCATGGGCGGTTCAACAGAAACCTCATACTATAAACAAACATCAAATGCGTGGGATCATAGTAAGGTACCAGGTGGATCATCAGGTGGATCAGCTGCAGCAGTTGCCGCTGGACAAGTGCCATTTGCATTAGGGTCTGATACTGGTGGTTCAATTCGCCAGCCAGCTGCCTTTAATGGAATTGTTGGTTTAAAGCCTACGTATGGTCGTGTTTCACGTTGGGGCTTATTTGCTATGGCTTCTTCACTTGATCAAATTGGGCCTTTCACAAGAACTGTGAAGGATAACGCAACAGTATTAAATGCTATTGCTGGTTTTGACGAGAAAGACTCAACTTCTTCGCAGCGTGAGGTGCCTGATTTCACTGCAAAGTTAAGCGGTGATGTTAAGGGCTTAAAAATTGCTGTGCCAAAAGAATACTTTGGTGAAGGTATTGATCCAAAAGTTGCCAAGCAGGTCAAGGCTGCTATTGCACAATTAGAAGCATTAGGAGCAACTGTTGATGAAGTAAGTCTTCCACACACTAAATACGGTGTGGCTGCATACTACATTATCATGTCTTCAGAGGCATCATCTAACTTACAACGTTATGATGGTGTGAGATATGGTTTCCGCGCCGACGACGTTAAAAACTTGGAAGATTTATATGTTAAAACACGTTCAGAAGGTTTTGGCGACGAAGTCAAGCGTCGTATCATGTTAGGAACGTTCTCATTGTCAGCCGGTGCTTATGATGCATTCTTTAAGAAGGCTGCTAAAATTCGTACATTGTTGATTGAGGACTTTAATAAGGTTTTTGAAAACTATGATGTAATTGTTGGACCAACTGCGCCAACAGCTGCATATGGTCTTGGTGAAGAGGTTGATGACCCTACAGCAATGTACCTAGCAGATGTTTTGACTATCCCAGTAAACTTAGCTGGTTTACCTGGTTTGTCAGTCAATGCTGGATTTGTTGATGGGTTGCCTGTGGGATTGCAAATTATTGGTAAGCCATTTGATGAACAAACTGTTTATCAAGCAGGATATGCTTACGAACAAGCTAGCCGTTTGTTTGAACAACATCCTGACGTTGCGAAAGAATATTAA
- a CDS encoding DEAD/DEAH box helicase: MAEKANQFGQFNLKKEVIDALSAIGFYEPTAVQAKLIPDVLQGRDVVGQSQTGSGKTHTFLIPILNQLEQDKKYVQAVITTPSRELAAQITKAMKEFSNQLNTDISISEFVGGTDKQRQIKQLENHQPQIVIGTPGRIKDLVESGSLKLHAVHTLVVDEADMTLDMGFLNEVDYIAGAMPEGLQTLVFSATMPEKLKPFLKKYLDNPHFEAIPVSTVIADTIDNWLLATKSKDKNDIIYQVLTIGNPYLALVFANTKERAKEISSFLRGHGLKVAEIHGDIEPRERRRVMKAIQNLEYQYVVATDLAARGIDIEGVSHVINDDIPAELEFFVHRVGRTGRNGLPGLAITLYGPDEENEVAELEALGITFKAKQIKGNEIIDVKDRRARVQRVATTKKLDSTMVGMVKKKKKNVKPGYKRRIKNAIQRKNQMDRRISQRQEMRATRKANKQRGEH; this comes from the coding sequence ATGGCTGAAAAAGCAAACCAATTTGGACAATTTAATTTAAAAAAGGAAGTTATTGACGCATTAAGTGCTATTGGTTTTTATGAACCAACTGCAGTGCAAGCAAAACTAATTCCTGATGTTTTACAAGGACGAGATGTAGTCGGACAATCGCAAACTGGTTCTGGAAAGACGCACACATTTTTGATTCCAATCTTGAATCAATTAGAGCAGGATAAAAAATACGTACAGGCAGTGATTACGACACCTTCACGTGAATTGGCGGCGCAAATTACCAAGGCGATGAAAGAATTTTCTAATCAGCTAAATACTGACATTTCTATTTCTGAGTTTGTGGGTGGAACGGACAAACAACGACAAATTAAACAATTAGAAAATCACCAACCACAAATTGTCATTGGGACACCGGGACGGATTAAAGATTTAGTTGAGTCTGGATCATTGAAGTTACATGCAGTTCATACACTTGTTGTAGATGAAGCTGATATGACGTTAGATATGGGATTTTTAAATGAGGTCGATTATATTGCAGGTGCAATGCCTGAAGGACTTCAGACACTGGTGTTCAGTGCGACAATGCCAGAAAAGTTGAAGCCATTCTTGAAAAAATATTTAGATAACCCACATTTTGAAGCCATACCAGTGTCAACGGTCATTGCTGATACAATTGACAATTGGTTATTAGCTACTAAGTCAAAAGATAAGAATGACATTATTTATCAAGTCTTAACCATTGGTAATCCATACTTAGCATTGGTTTTCGCTAATACCAAAGAGCGTGCGAAGGAAATTTCGAGTTTTTTGCGTGGACATGGTTTGAAAGTGGCCGAAATACATGGCGATATTGAACCACGTGAACGTCGACGTGTGATGAAAGCGATCCAAAACTTAGAATACCAATATGTCGTGGCAACAGACCTTGCTGCACGTGGTATTGATATTGAAGGTGTTTCGCATGTCATTAATGATGATATACCTGCCGAATTAGAATTCTTTGTTCACCGTGTGGGTCGGACGGGCCGTAATGGTTTGCCTGGATTAGCCATTACGTTGTATGGCCCAGATGAAGAAAATGAAGTTGCTGAATTAGAAGCCTTGGGTATCACTTTTAAGGCTAAGCAAATTAAAGGCAATGAAATTATTGATGTTAAGGATCGAAGGGCTCGTGTTCAGCGAGTAGCCACAACCAAAAAGTTGGATTCAACTATGGTTGGTATGGTTAAAAAGAAGAAGAAAAATGTCAAGCCAGGTTACAAACGACGCATTAAAAATGCAATCCAGCGTAAAAATCAAATGGATCGTCGGATATCTCAACGACAAGAAATGAGAGCAACACGCAAAGCAAACAAACAACGTGGAGAGCATTAA
- the gatC gene encoding Asp-tRNA(Asn)/Glu-tRNA(Gln) amidotransferase subunit GatC: protein MAETTITRDEVAHVAGLAKLAFNDADLDQFTTQLGDILNIFDTLSEVNTDDVIPTYSVTENVNHLREDVANNWNQKQELLNNAPLEAADLIKVPAILNGEGE, encoded by the coding sequence ATGGCCGAAACAACAATCACACGTGACGAAGTTGCCCATGTTGCAGGGTTAGCCAAATTAGCTTTTAACGATGCCGATCTTGACCAATTTACAACACAATTGGGTGATATCTTGAATATTTTTGATACGTTGAGCGAGGTAAATACTGATGACGTTATCCCAACTTATTCAGTGACGGAAAATGTTAATCATTTGCGTGAAGATGTCGCAAATAACTGGAATCAAAAACAAGAACTTCTTAATAATGCACCACTTGAAGCTGCAGATTTAATTAAGGTTCCTGCAATTTTGAATGGTGAGGGGGAATAA